ATGGGTGACCCGGCCGACCCGCACACACGTGAGGCCCTGCTGGTGGGCGGCCCGCTAGGAGAACGCGCCGCCGAGGCCCGCGCGGCCAGCCCGGTCACCCACGCTCACCCGGACGCCCCGCCGTTCCTCATCATGCACGGCACCGAGGACTCACTCGTGCCCCTCGAACAGAGCCGGACGCTGGCCGAGGCACTGACCCGGGCCGGGGCCGAAGCCGAACTGATCGCGGTGCCCGGCGCCGAGCACGGGTGGTTCGGCATGGACGACACCGGGCCGCTCGTCGCCTCTGCTCTCGAATTCGCCGGACGGCGCCTGTACGCAGGCACACCTTCAGGAGGAAACCGATGACCACCGTGTTCACCAACGCGAGGATCTTCGACGGCAGCGGAAGCGACGCCTTCGAAGGGGAAGTGCGCGTCGAGGGCGACCGGATCACCCAACTGGCCGCCGACTGGGGGCAGGTCAGCCGGGAGGGTGCCGACGTCGTCGACGCCGCCGGGAAGACCCTGCTGCCGGGCCTCATCGAGGCGCACGCGCACATTTCCTGGCCGTCTGCGGTGGACCGGCCGATCCCCACGATGGAACTGCCCGTGGAGGAGCATCTGCTGATCACCGCCCGCAACGCCAGAATCCTGCTGGACGCCGGGTTCACCAGCGCCTACTCTGCCGGTTCCCTCGGACCGCGGTTCGAGATCGCGCTGCGTGAGGAGATCAACGGCGGGTGGCTGCCGGGACCCAGGCTCCGCGCCTCGTGCATCGAGCGGGCGCCGGAGGGCGACACCGCGGTGCCGGACGTGCACGACGCGGACGACCACCGCCGCGGCCCCGAGGCCGTACGCGACTTCGTCCGCAAGTGGGCCGCCAACGGCGTGGACACGATCAAGTTCCTGCTGTCCAGCGACGACGCGTTCGTTCCCGGAGGCTCCCAGCAGCTCCTCTACACCGACGACGAGGTCAAGGCGGCCGGGGAGCAGGCCAGGGAGTCGGGCGTCTGGCTCGCCTGCCACGCACACGCCGCCGGTTCGATCAAGCAGGCCGTGAACAGCGGCTTCCGCATCATCTACCACTGCACGCACGCCGACGAGGAAGCCCTCGACCTGCTCGAAGAGGCGAAGGACCGCATCTTCGTGGCACCGGCGGTCGGCGTCATCTACACCGGCGCCCACGAGGCCCAGCAGTTCGGCGTCACCCAGGAGGCCGCCGCCGAGAAGGGACTGCTGGAGACACTCGAACGCTGGAGCAAGGTCATTCCCGAGATGCGGCGTCGGGGCATCCGCGTGCTGCCCGGCGGGGACTACGGCTTCCTGTGGAACCCCAACGGCGCCAACGCACGCGACCTGCAGTACTTCGTCGAACTGTACGGCTTCACCCCGGCCGAGGCGCTCACCGCGGCCACCATGTACGGCGGCCAACTGATGGGCATGGGTGACGAACTCGGCCTGATCCGCGAGGGCTACCTCGCCGACCTGCTGCTGGTCGACGGCGACCCGCTCCAGGACATCTCCCTCCTGCGCGACCGCGACCGGATCACCCACATCATGCAGGGCGGCCGCTTCCACAAGCGCCCGCAACGCGAGGAGTACGAGCGTCTGTTCGCACCCGCAGGGCAGGCATCCTCCACCTGACGCCGACGCACGGCTGCGCCGATGCCTCCTTCTCGGGAGGAGACACGGGCCGACAGGCAGAAGTGAAGACCGACGGTGGGCCGTTCGCAGACGGCCCACCGGACACTCGCAAACGCGCCCGGCGGGTGTCCGCGGCGGCGGTCGGCCTGCACACCAACTCACGCTCCCACTACGCCTCCGAGGTTGGTTCACCGAGCGCCTCGCCACCCGCTTCCTCGACCCCCTTGTGCTACGACCCGGGGTTAGCTAGTGGGTGGGCTTCGCGCCACTTGTGGAACCATGACTCGCTCACGCCCGGGGCACGGCACGAGACCTTGTGCGGGATGCCGTGCTCGGTCCTGTCGTCGCTGATCATCCCGGCCACGGTGGCCGGGTCCGTCGCAGCTGTCTCATCCACTGGACCATGCGGCGTTTGAGGGCATCGCGCTCTGTCCTTTGGCGTGGTCCTCTCGGCCTTGCGTGCCGCCCCCTCACGAAACTCCGCCGTGAACCTGCGACGCTTCTCCGCCGTGACAACCAACGTCCCCTGCTGTCATGGACTCCGCGCCACGAGGGGAACCTCACTACCGGGCAGAGCCCCTCCGGACACTGCTGGGCGTAGCGCCGTACGCCTGCTTGAAGACACGGCTGAAGTGCGCCACGTCGTTGAAGCCCCACCGGAACGCCACGTCCGTGACCGTGGCCGTGCTGCCGGGCCGGGTGAGGTGCCGGTAGGCGGCCCGCAGCCGCCGTGCGCGGATCCATCGGCTGACCGTGGTGCCGGTGTCCGCGAACGCCAGGTGCAGCGTGCGTACGGAGATGTCGTGGGCCTCGGCGACGGAGGAGGCGCACAGGTCGGGGTCGTCGAGATTGTCCTCGATGTACCGGCGCAGACGCACCAGGAGGGCTTCGCGGACGGCTGGGCGGGTGCCTGCCGGGGCCAGGGCGGTGTCCAGGGTGTCGAAGAGGCTCTGACACGCGATCGCGAGCCCGGCGTCGCTGAGGTGGTCGAGTTCGCGGGTGATGGCGCGCAGTTGGTCGGCGGCTATCGAGGCCAGTCCGGATCCCGCGGCGACGGACACCGCTCCGCGACCGCTCGTCGCCGCCTCTGCCAGCGCGCGGGGTGCTTGCTCCCGGGGGAGCAGCAGCGACAGCTCGCGGCGAGGTTCGACTGCCTCGAAGCCCTCGGCCGTTTCGCTGTCCCACAGCAGCAGCTGGTCAGGACCGAGGATCAGCGTGTCGTCCCCCTGGCGGCAGACCAGCCGACCACTGAGATTGATCATGATGCCGATCCGCGGGCCGCCGCGCCGGGCGTCCGTCTCGGTACTTCGGTACCCGGAGTACCCCCCGCCGCGGAACTCCGAGACGATCAGAGCGTCGAGCTGCCGGTAGCGGACGGTGGCGTCGAGGTGGTCCCGCCGGGAGAAGGACAGGTTCCACGGCAGATGGACTTCGGCCATCTTCTCGCTCCACGCGTCCCGGACCGATGTCGACGGCAGCCCCCGCGTCGACCATGTGACCGTGGCGTTCACGCGCACCACCTCCAGGCAGCCTAGTTAACGCAAGTGGCCGGTTCCGCGCAATGAACGGTGTCAGGTCCACCCGTCGGCGAGCGTCGTGGCTCGCCCCTTGCACGAATGAACAACGCCGGTTGCGCTGCCGTGCAAGCACCACGGCCCCGCGTGACGCACTGTTCTCCTCACCGTCACAGCAGCCGGAGTCGCCTCCTTGGGGCAGGTCTCCCGGCACACCACGGAAGGGAGCAGCCGTGACCGACCTGCGTCCGGTCGTCATCTACGGAGCCAGCGGTTCCACTGGCCGACTGGTGGCCGAGTATCTGCGCGAGTACGACATTCCCTTCGTCGCCGCGGGCCGGAACAAGGCGCGGCTGCAGGAGGTGATGGACCGAGTACCGGGCATCGAGACCGCCGACTACGAGATCGCCGAGACGGACGGCTCGGTCGAGTCCCTGACTCGCCTCTTCGAGGGCCGCTCGGTGGTCTGCAACACGGTGGGGCCGTTCCTTCGCTATGCGCCCCCCGTCGTGGAGGCGGCCATCGCGGCCGGGTGCCACTACATCGACACCGCCGGCGAGCAGACACACATGCTGCGTTTCCTCGACGAGTGGGGGCCCCGGTTCGCCGCCGTCGGCCGGGCCGCGTCCAGCGCCATGTCCGTCCAGTACGCGGTCCACGACATCGCCGCCCGTATCTGTCTCGAGACACCTGGAGTCGACACGCTCGAGCTGGGGTCGTACGCCAACGCCATCCCCACCGTGGGCTCCACCCAGTCGATCTTCGACGTGATCCGGGCCGACGCCTTCTACCTGGAGGACGGCCTGCTGAAGAAGTACGACGGCGTCGTGGTTCAGGACGTGGTCGTACCGGGCTCGGGCATGGTGCTCACCGGCACCAACTGGGGCGGCACCGCCCTCCCGGTGTTCTTCCGGGACGACCGCCGGGTGCGGGACTGCCGGATGTTCGTGGCCATGCGCAACCAGACCATCTGGCGACGGGTGGTCGACCTGGAACGGCTCTTCAAGGTCTCCCTCCAGTGGCTGCCGGAGGAAGCCCTCTATCCCGTCCTCGACAAGATGGCGTCCGGCATGACGGCGGACAGCCCGCCGCGCGAGAACCGCCAGCACCAGCGGTCCATCGACTGGTGCACCGCCCGCGGCAACACCGCCACCGCCCGGGTCGTCATCCACGGCACCACCGGTTACCAGATGACAGGACTGATCCAGGCGTACGCGGCCATGCGCCTGCTCGGCAACACCTACCACGGCACTGGTTTCCGCTCGCCCGCCGAGCTCCTCGGCCACCGTGAGCTGATGGGCGCCCTGGAGTCCTACGGCTTCGCCCGCATCACCGAGGAGTCCCGGGCATGAGCGCGGCCGAGCCGGTGTGGATCGTCGGCACGGGCATGACCTCGTTCGGCGTGCGCCGCGACACATCGGTCAAGGAACTCACCCGTGAGGCCGTCACCGAGGCGCTCAAGGACGCGGGTGCCGAACTCGGCGACGTACAGGCGGCGTACTTCGGCAACACCTGCCAGGACGTCCTGGAGGGCCAGAACGTCGTGGGCGGCCAGATGGCGCTGCGCTCCATGGGTTTCGAGCGGATCCCCGTGATCAACGTCGAGAACGCCTGCGCCACCGCTACCACCGCTTTGCACCAGGCCGTGCTGCATGTCCGCTCGGGCGCGGCGGACACCGTGCTGGCCGTCGGCGTCGAGAAGACCAACACCGGCGACAAGCAGCGCATGCTCTCCCTCTTCGACGGCGGCATGGATGTCCACGACCCCGAGGGCGTCGACGCGGTCCTGCGTGAACTGGGTGGCGAGGTGCCGGACAACACGGTCCCGCGCAGCCGGTTCATGGACATCTACGCGGCACTCGCCCGCGCCCACATGCGGGACTTCGGGACCACCCGGGAGCAACTGGCCCGGATCTCGGCCAAGAACCACGCTCACGCGGTCGACAACCCGCTCGCCCACTACCGCACCGCCATGACGGCCGACGACATCCTGGCCGCCCGCACGGTCAACGACCCGCTCACCGTGCCCATGTGCGCCCCGCTCACCGACGGCGCGGCGGCGGCGGTCGTGGTCAGCACAGCCGGACTGCGCCGCCTCACCGGGGCGCGGGCGGTGCGTGTGCTCGCCTGCGTGCTCGGCACCGGCACCCTGCGCGAGCCGACCGACTGGGCGACCTCCGTCAGCCGCCTCACAGCCCAGAGAGCGTACGAGGAGGCCGGGGTCGGCCCCGACGACGTCTCGGTGGCCGAGGTCCACGACGCCGCCGCCTTCGGTGAGCTCCTCCAGACCGAACTGATGGGCTTCTGCCCGATCGGCGCGGGCGGCGAGTTCGCCGACTCCGGCGCCACCACCCTCGGCGGACGACTGCCGGTCAACCCCTCCGGTGGCCTGGAGTCCAAGGGCCACCCCATGGGCGCCTCCGGTCTCGCCCAGGTCCATGAGCTCGTCCGGCAGCTGCGGGGCGAGTGCGGCACCCGCCAGGTGCCCGGCGCCCGGATCGCGCTCGCCGAGAACGGCGGCGGCATGTACGCCGGCGAGGAAGCCGTCGCAGCCGTCACCCTGCTCGGTGCCTGAACAACCCTCTTGGAGCTTTGATGAGTTACCAGAACCTCTCCCTCCGCCGCGACGGCCGGATCCTGTACGTCGACTTCGACAACGGCCCGCTGAACCTGATGACGATCCAGATGGTCGGTGAACTCTTCGACCTCGCCGGGAAGCTGGTCTTCGACCGGGACACGGGCGTCGTCGTCCTCGGCAGCGCCAACCCCGATTTCTTCCTCGCCCACTTCGACCTCGACGACATGTTCCGGTCGATGAACGACCCGGACGTGCCGCAGAGCAAGTACCCGGACATCAACGTCGTCCAGGCGCTGACCACCATGTGGGAAGCCCTGCCGCAGGTGACGATCGGTGTTCTCGACGGCATCGTGCGCGGTGGCGGCCTGGAGTTCCTGCTCGCCACGCACATGAGCTTCGCCACCCCGCGGAGCAGGCTCTGTCTCCCGGAGTCCAGCGGCGGATTCCTGCCCGCCGGCGGCGGCACCACTCGCCTCGCGCTCCGGATCGGCCCCGCCCGTACCCGTGAAGTCATCTTCAGCGCACGGGATTTCACCGGCGAGGAGGCAGCCGCGTACGGCATCGTCAACCGTTGCCTGCCCGCCGACGACATCCGCGCCTACGTCGACGAGCTCGCCCAGCGGTCCGCCGCCCGGTCCGCTGAGTCCGTGGCGGCGGTCAACCAGGTCCTGGCCCGAGTCCTCGACGGCGCCGCGGACGCGCAGTTCGCGGGCTTCGCCGTCGAGAGCGAGGCCATGCGGACCCTGCTTGCGGTGCCTGCGGTCATGGAACGCCTGAAGAGGCTCGCACAGCTCCAGGACATCGAACACGAGCGGGATCTGCCGGCGACGATCGCCGGTGTGTCCTGATGAGCCTGCGGGGCAATGAGTCGGTCGTGCGTCCCGGCCTGCCGCATACCGAACTCAGCGGCTTCGAGCCGGAGTTGACCGGAGAGGAGCGGACGCTGCAGCAGGCCGTCCACGCCTTCGCGGTGGACGTCCTGCGGCCGGCCGGACGCACCTTGGACGGCATGACGGCCCAGGAGGTCGTCGGCCAGGGCTCCCCGTTCTGGGACGTGCACGCCATCGCCGCCAAGTCCGGCCTGGGCCCCGAGGCGGAGGACGACAGTCTGCCGCCGGACAGACGGGCCCGCATGACGGCGATCGCCGTCGAAGAACTCGGCTGGGGCGACGCGGGCCTGGCTGTCTCCCTCGGCGTTGGCGGCTTTCCCTCGCTCTTCGCCCGCCGCACCGGCAACGCCGAACTCATCGACCTCTGCGAGGGCCGGCTCGGCTGTTGGATCGGAAGCCAGCCCGACCGGGGCTCCGACGGACTGAGCCTCTACCCGAACGAGCGGCACCCGCACGCCACGCACGGCAACAAGGGCAACCTCACCGCCAGGGTGAGGGGCGGGGAAGTCGTCATCGACGGTCAGAGCTCGGCCTGGGTCTCCAACGGTCCTGTCGCCGAGGTCGGCCTCGCGTCCGTCTGCGCCGACTACGGCGAGGGCTTCTACGACGAGGAAGGCCACCCGCACGGGATCGAGGTGATCGTTCCGCTGGACCTGCCCGGAGTCAGTCGGGGCAAGCCGCTGGAGAAGCTCGGCAAGCGCGCCCTGCCCCAGGGGGAGATCTTCTTCGACTCGGTCAAGATACCGCTGCGCTATGCCCTGTCGGCCCGGGACGGCTACTGGCGCGGCCACGCCGCGACCTGGTCCTCGGCCGGTGCGGCGATGGGCCAGGTGATGGCCGGGCTCGCCCGCGCCGCCTTCGAAATGGCACTCGGCTACGTCCACGAGCGCCGTCAGGGCGGTGCGCTGCTGGCCGAGCACCAACTCGTCCAGTACCGGCTGGGCCGCCTGGGCAGCCAGGTGGAGACCATTCGCGCGGTGTCCCGCCGAGCCACCGAGTACACCGCGCTCACCCCTGCACGCCACCCCTACTACACCGCCCAGTCCAAGGCCATGTGCACCGACCTGGCGTTCCAGGTCGCCGACGAGGCACTGCAGCTCATGGGGGCCAACGGGCTGACCCGCGAGTACCCCGCCGAGAAGCTGTTCCGCGACGCCCGTGCCGCGCGCATCGAGGACGGCGAGAACCACCTGCTGACCATGAAGTTCGGGCACCTGGCGAGCCTGCTGCACCAGGACGGCCGGTTCCGTGGCTGACCCGCACAGGACGGAAGGACATCGCTGTGGCCATCACTGACTTCTTCGACCGCGGATGGCGTGCGCAGCCTGAGGGCACCGCCTTCGTCATGGACGAGCGGACCTTCACCTACCGGGAAATCGGAGAGCTTTCCCACCGCGTCGCCAACGCTCTCTTCGCCTCGGGCCTCCAGCCCGAGGCGAAGGGCGCCGTGCTGACGACCAACGATCCCGTCGGCTGGGCCTGCGTACTCGGGATATGGCGGGCCGGACTCGCATGGGTGCCGGTCAACCCGGCCGGCCCCCGTGCCGAGATCGGCCGGCTCCTCGCCGGTTTCGACTGCGAGGTGCTCTTCTGCCACGAGGTCCTACTCCCTCTCGTCGAGCCTCTACGCGCCGACCTGAAGGGGCTGCGCATCGTGGTCTCCCTGGGGGAGGACCCTCGCCTGGCGTCCCGGGCGGGTGCCGTCACCCTCCACGACTTCCTCAAGGACGCGTCCACCGACCTTCCGGACCACGTTCCGGGGCCCGACGCGGTGGCGGGCATCATGCCGACCGGCGGCACGACGGGCGCCCCGAAAGGGGTCATGAACACGCACCGCGGCCTGAGCGTGAGCGCGGTCCACCAGATGCTGGCCGCTCCCTACTCGGCCGACGAACCGATCGTGAACCTGCTCGCCGCCCCCATGACCCACACCGCCGGCACCCTCACGCTGCCCTGCACCGCACGCGGCGGCACGGTTGTCGTCACGACACGTCCCGACCCCCTCCGGCTCCTCGACCTGATCGAGAAGCACAGGGTCACCGAACTCTTCCTCCCGCCCACCGTCATCTACCGCCTGCTGGAGACCCCTGGCATCGAGCAACGCGACTTCTCCTCGCTCAAGTACCTCATGTACGGCTCCGCACCCATGTCGACCGAGAAACTGCGTCGGGCGATCGAGGTGTTCGGACCGGTGATGTTCCAGGGATACGGCCAGACGGAGGCGCCCTCGGGAATCGCGTTCCTGCGCCCCGAGGAGCACTTGACGACCGGCGACGACAGTGACTTCCGACTGTCGGCCGCCGGCCGCCCGGCCCCCCTCGTACAGGTCGAGGTGCTCGACGGCGAGGGCCGGAAGCTGCCGTCGGGCGAGAGCGGCGAGATCTGTGTACGCGGCGATCTCGTCATGAAGGGCTACTACAAGGACCCCGCCAGGACAGCCGAGACCATCGTCGACGGATGGCTGCACACCGGTGACATCGGATTCCTCGACGACGAGGGCTTCCTGCACATCACCGACCGCAAGAAGGACATGATCATCTCGGGTGGCTTCAACGTCTACCCGAGCGAGGTCGAACAGGTCGTCTGGAAACACCCGGCCGTGCAGGACTGCGCCGTCATCGGCATCCCGCACCAGGACTGGGGCGAGGCCGTCACCGCCGTCGTGGAACTGAACGACGGCGAGGAACTCACCGAGACGGAACTCATCGCCTACTGCCGTCCACGACTCGGCGGTATCAAGACACCGAAACGGGTCGTGTTCGTGCCCGAACTCCCGCGCAGCGCCAACGGCAAGGTCCTCAAGAAGGACGTCCGCGAACCCTTCTGGCGCGGCCACGAGCGGCAGATCTGAGGATCGGAGCACCCCATGCACCGCAGCCTTTTCGACAAGGACCACGACACTTTCCGTGCCGCCGTCCGCCAGTTCACCGAACGCGTTCTCGCGCCCCGCCACGAGGAGATGCTCAGGCAGAAGTCCATTCCCCGGGACATCTGGCAGGAGGCGGGCGCACTGGGCATCCTCGGCCTGTCCGTCCCGGAAGAGTACGGTGGAGCGGGCGCGGGCGACTTCCGCTTCAACGCCGTCGCGGACGAGGAACTCGCCGGTTTCAGTTTCGGCGTCGGGGCCAGTCTCGCCCTGCACACCGACACCTGCCCGCCCTACCTCGTGGAACTCGGCACCGAGGAGCAGAAACAGCGCTGGCTGCCCGGCATCGCCTCGGGGGACCTGATCAGCGCCATCGCCATGACCGAGCCCTCCGGCGGCTCCGACCTCGCCGCGCTGAAGACCACCGCGGTCCGGGACGGCGGAGACTGGCTGATCAACGGCTCCAAGACCTTCATCACCAACGGCCACCAGGCGGACCTCGTCATCGTGGCCGCCCGCACCGGCCCTGGCGAGCGCGCCAAGGGCATCAGCCTGTTCGTCGTCGAGGCCGGCACGCCGGGCTTCGAACGCGGCCGCAAGCTGGACAAGGTCGGACAGGAGGAGGCCGACACCGCCGAACTGTTCTTCACCGACGTCCGCGTCCCGGACACCCACCGCCTCGGGGAGGTCGGTCAGGGATTCGTCTCGATGATGCGGCTCCTGCCGCAGGAACGGCTGTCGACCGCCGTCACCAACGTCGGCCATGTCACGCGGCTCCTGGGTGAAACGATCGAGTACGCCAAGGAGCGCCGCGCGTTCGGAGAGGCCATCGGCTCCTTCCAGCACAACAAGTTCCGGATAGCGGAACTGGTCACGCGTGTGGAGGTGACCCAGGCGTACGTCGACCAGTGCGTCCTCGCGCACACACGGGGCGAACTCACCCACGTGGACGCGGCCAAGGCCAAGTGGTGGGCCGCCGAGACGCAGAACGCCGTACTGGACGAGTGCGTCCAACTGCACGGCGGCTACGGCTACATGAACGAGTACCGCATCGCACGCGCATGGCGGGACGCCCGCGTGACGAAGATCTGGGCCGGGTCCAACGAGATCATGAAAGAGGTCATCGGTCGCGACCTGGGCTTGTAATTTCCGTGCTCAACTTCCCGGATGGAGAACCAGCCATGGCTCTGCCCACCGTCAACCGTCAATGGCTGCTGGCCCGCCGCCCTGTCGGCGCCGTCACCACCGAGGACTTCCGCCACGCCGAGTCGGACCCGCCGACACCCGGAGAGGGTGACGTACTGGTCCGCACCCTGTATTTCGGCTACGACGCCAGCCAGCGCATCTGGCTCACCGACGACGGCGGCTACATGCCGCCGATCCAGGTGGGTGAGCCGATGCGGACCATGGGCATCGGCCAGGTCATCACCTCACGCGACCCGGCGTATCAGCCCGGCGACCTGGTCGAGGGCTTCATGAGCTGGCAGGACTACGTTCTCGTACGAGCCGACGGCCCTATGCCCCTGCGGGTCCTGCCCGCGGGCGACCACCCGGTGTCCTGGAACCTCGGCGTGTTCGGGGTCGGCGGACTGACCGCGTACTTCGGCGTCACCGACGGTCTGCGGGTGAAAGCGGGCGACACCGTCGTGGTCTCGGCAGCGACCGGTGCCACCGGGTCGCTGGCCGGCGGCATCGCCAAGGCGCTCGGCGCCAAGAAGGTGATCGGCATCGCCGGCGGCCCCGAGAAGTGCCGCTGGGTGGTCGAGAAGGCGGGCTACGACGCGGCCATCGACTACAAGAACGACAAGCTCGACGAACGGCTTCAGGAACTGTGCCCGGACGGCGTCGACGCTTACTTCGACAACGTCGGCGGCGACATGCTCGACACTCTGCTGCTGAGCATGGCACCGCAGGGGCGGGTGCTGATCTGCGGGGCCATGTCGTCCGGCTACACCGATGTCAGACTCCAGGGCCCCACCAACTACATGCGAATCGCCACCCACCAGCTGACCGTACGGGGCATCCTGCTGTTCCACTACGCCGATCGCCTTGCCGAGGGGGCCGCGCAACTCGGCCAGTGGGTGAAGGAGGGCCGTCTGTACGTCGCGGAAAACGTCGTCGAGGGCTTCGAGAACGCGCCTGCCCTGCTGCCGACGATGTTCAGCGGCAAACAGCCCGGCAAACTGCTGCTCAAGGTGGGCGACCCGGAATGAGCTGGTCCCATGCTCCGCACCCGGCAGGTTCAGATGATCTGACGATGTGCCCGCTGCCCGACCGGCCGCAGCTCGTTGATGAGGGTGTAGCCGACTCCCGTGCTGGAGAGGCGCGTGGGCGCTCTGCCTGCCCCCTGCCGAGTGCCCACGCGGGCTGGACGACGAGGGCTTGTAGGACGTCCACGGCATGACCGGGCGGCCTGAACGCGACCCGGTGCATCGGCTGCGCTGGATCTTGGTCCACTCCACCGGTAACCGGCCGATCTGGGACTGTTCGAACGCTCGCGTGGACGGGTTTCGTCCGGTGCATGGAGTCCAATGACAACTGTCAACAGATGACACGCGGTCCGTTACGATGAGTCTCCCTGGAGCCCCGAAGGAGGCCTCGTCCGTGACTGGTCCGGCGCTTTCCA
This genomic stretch from Streptomyces deccanensis harbors:
- a CDS encoding NADP-dependent oxidoreductase, encoding MALPTVNRQWLLARRPVGAVTTEDFRHAESDPPTPGEGDVLVRTLYFGYDASQRIWLTDDGGYMPPIQVGEPMRTMGIGQVITSRDPAYQPGDLVEGFMSWQDYVLVRADGPMPLRVLPAGDHPVSWNLGVFGVGGLTAYFGVTDGLRVKAGDTVVVSAATGATGSLAGGIAKALGAKKVIGIAGGPEKCRWVVEKAGYDAAIDYKNDKLDERLQELCPDGVDAYFDNVGGDMLDTLLLSMAPQGRVLICGAMSSGYTDVRLQGPTNYMRIATHQLTVRGILLFHYADRLAEGAAQLGQWVKEGRLYVAENVVEGFENAPALLPTMFSGKQPGKLLLKVGDPE